From Sporosarcina sp. Marseille-Q4943, the proteins below share one genomic window:
- a CDS encoding YfcC family protein, producing MNSQRNRKTIQEGVVALEKKKKITLGIPDAYVILFMILVLMAILTYIIPAGEFQREEVDGVTVVVPGSYEKIESSAVSPMDVFLAIQDGMIASAPLIFLVLIIGGSFAVIESTGAIDALILKTIEKTKNKEIVLITIVMVLFSIFGTLGIIVNAVIAFIPIGIILARSMKLDAIVGVSIIYLGAYAGFNTAFLDPLTTGTAQQIAQLPLFSGIGYRVIIYIAVLISTILYVAWYVKRIKKDPMKSVLGSNPFPKLEERDELNEEVQITGTHKLVLLWLVLGIALYVFGVFKYEWSLNQMAAIFIIIAVGTAVIGRLTPNRLVMEFFEGAKGLVYGAMIIGMARSIVVVLENGKILDTIVQGMASLMTPFTSVSGAIVMFIANELFNILVSSGSGQAVIVMPIMTPLADLMEIPRQVAVQAYKMGDGFTNVITPTSGILMANLAIAGVAWTKWIRFVFPLLLIWTVLGIIFLTIGVLIDWGPF from the coding sequence ATGAATAGTCAACGGAATAGAAAGACAATTCAGGAAGGAGTGGTAGCTTTGGAAAAGAAAAAGAAGATAACGTTAGGCATACCGGATGCGTACGTAATCCTATTCATGATACTCGTCCTTATGGCAATCTTGACGTACATAATACCCGCAGGTGAATTTCAGAGGGAAGAGGTCGACGGTGTTACAGTCGTCGTTCCGGGAAGCTATGAGAAAATCGAGTCCTCGGCTGTCAGTCCGATGGATGTTTTTCTAGCGATCCAAGATGGAATGATAGCTTCTGCACCGTTGATTTTCTTAGTGTTGATCATCGGGGGCTCATTCGCGGTCATCGAGTCGACAGGAGCGATTGATGCTCTCATATTGAAAACAATCGAGAAAACGAAGAATAAGGAAATTGTGTTAATCACTATTGTCATGGTCTTGTTCTCGATTTTTGGTACGCTCGGCATTATTGTAAATGCGGTGATTGCTTTTATTCCAATCGGCATTATTCTGGCCCGCTCGATGAAGCTGGATGCCATCGTTGGGGTGTCAATTATCTACCTTGGTGCTTACGCAGGATTCAACACCGCGTTCTTGGATCCATTGACGACAGGAACGGCGCAGCAAATCGCCCAATTGCCGCTTTTCTCCGGGATCGGCTACCGGGTGATTATTTATATTGCCGTCTTGATTTCCACGATTCTTTACGTGGCGTGGTATGTGAAGCGAATTAAGAAGGATCCGATGAAAAGCGTACTCGGGAGCAACCCGTTCCCGAAGTTGGAAGAACGGGATGAATTAAATGAAGAAGTGCAAATTACAGGCACACATAAGCTCGTCCTGTTATGGCTTGTGCTAGGCATTGCGTTGTATGTCTTCGGCGTATTCAAATACGAATGGAGCCTCAATCAAATGGCTGCCATTTTCATAATCATTGCTGTGGGGACGGCGGTGATCGGCCGTTTAACACCGAATCGTCTTGTTATGGAGTTTTTTGAAGGGGCTAAAGGGCTTGTCTATGGAGCAATGATTATCGGGATGGCCCGTTCAATTGTCGTAGTTCTGGAAAACGGAAAAATATTAGATACGATCGTTCAAGGGATGGCCAGTTTAATGACTCCTTTTACGAGTGTGAGTGGTGCGATCGTTATGTTTATTGCCAACGAATTATTCAATATACTCGTATCATCGGGAAGTGGGCAAGCAGTCATCGTTATGCCGATTATGACACCGCTTGCGGATTTGATGGAGATTCCCAGACAAGTGGCAGTACAAGCTTACAAAATGGGAGATGGCTTCACGAATGTCATTACGCCGACATCCGGGATTTTAATGGCGAACTTGGCCATTGCGGGGGTCGCGTGGACGAAGTGGATCCGCTTCGTTTTCCCGCTCTTGCTCATATGGACAGTGCTCGGCATCATCTTCCTTACAATTGGGGTCCTTATTGACTGGGGACCGTTTTAA
- a CDS encoding YheC/YheD family protein, protein MKKAMGKWEQSVFLQQDPVVARHIPETVIYNVDILDDFLNRHPSVYVKHNTTGQGRAILKIRKSNGGHYYVNGFTIQGTPVQQTVSTVTEIQQILHPFIKLGRVSGPYIIQEAIQSSTENGQPLLIRVHIQKLKNDWVIGGMYGAIASKLATESGVVNSHRGATVMTISEALSLTKFKNNQQDAVKKLEEVAIAAAKVIYSVVPNRDYGMDFGVNQDGVPVLIEVNTTPGIGSFAKIENGAPWRRIVEIRKMQSEP, encoded by the coding sequence ATGAAGAAAGCAATGGGGAAATGGGAGCAAAGTGTATTTTTACAGCAAGATCCAGTAGTCGCAAGGCATATTCCGGAAACGGTCATTTACAATGTGGACATTTTGGATGATTTCTTGAACCGCCATCCGTCTGTCTACGTGAAACATAATACGACGGGCCAAGGCAGAGCGATCTTAAAAATTCGTAAAAGTAACGGCGGTCACTACTATGTCAATGGATTTACAATTCAAGGAACACCTGTACAACAAACCGTTTCGACAGTTACTGAAATTCAGCAGATCCTTCATCCATTTATAAAATTGGGCAGAGTAAGCGGTCCCTATATTATTCAAGAAGCTATACAAAGCTCCACAGAAAATGGACAGCCATTATTAATTCGGGTTCATATTCAAAAACTGAAGAACGATTGGGTCATTGGTGGAATGTATGGGGCAATCGCAAGCAAACTGGCGACTGAAAGCGGGGTTGTGAATTCCCATAGGGGCGCTACCGTCATGACCATTTCCGAAGCATTATCACTTACAAAATTCAAAAACAATCAACAGGATGCGGTAAAGAAGTTAGAAGAGGTTGCAATTGCAGCAGCGAAGGTCATCTATTCCGTTGTGCCTAATAGAGATTATGGAATGGACTTCGGGGTCAATCAAGACGGAGTGCCTGTCTTAATTGAAGTGAATACAACACCGGGCATCGGCTCATTTGCAAAAATTGAAAATGGAGCACCTTGGAGACGAATTGTTGAGATCCGAAAAATGCAGAGTGAACCCTAA
- a CDS encoding BCCT family transporter — protein MLHITRVFWYAVVICIAIVLWGSFAPNSLNVLTVSATEFIYDHFAWFYIFVIVAMISFCFYIMFSRFGKVKLGRQNEKPEFSLLAWFAMLFSAGMGIGLMFFTTAETISHAFISSPNATPGSDQAIIESLQYAMFHWGLHGWGLYSIVALVLAYFKFRVGAPGLISATLEPLFGKKVMRGTVGHIVDTLAIFATVVGVASTLGFGSAQINSGLTYLFNAPKTFWFQLIILLISTVLFIVSAWSGIGRGIKYLSTINIVAAFILLVLLFIVGPSMYILNLFTTSIGKYAGNFIEMSFELKPLNGDQRQWINEWTIFYWAWWISWAPFVGMFIARVSKGRTIREFVAGVLLAPTLVTFIFFAVFGGSALYLEQNGLAKLSTLVTETVTFGMYEHYPLGTVLSFMTVFVIAIFFVTSADSATFVLGMFSTGGQLNPSNVVKIVWGLALAAMAAIVMYSGGIKGFQNMLIISALPLSLIIILMVVSFYKIIQQKE, from the coding sequence TTGTTGCATATTACAAGGGTGTTTTGGTATGCAGTCGTTATTTGTATAGCGATTGTGCTTTGGGGTTCATTTGCCCCGAATAGTTTGAACGTGTTGACAGTATCTGCGACCGAATTTATTTATGATCACTTTGCATGGTTTTACATATTCGTCATTGTTGCGATGATTAGTTTTTGCTTTTATATTATGTTTTCCCGTTTTGGCAAGGTGAAGTTAGGAAGACAAAATGAGAAGCCTGAATTTAGTTTACTTGCATGGTTTGCGATGTTGTTCAGCGCAGGTATGGGCATTGGACTGATGTTCTTTACGACAGCGGAAACCATTTCACATGCTTTCATCAGTTCGCCGAATGCAACGCCAGGGTCAGATCAGGCGATCATTGAATCACTTCAATACGCGATGTTTCACTGGGGCCTTCATGGCTGGGGGCTGTACAGCATTGTCGCACTTGTGCTCGCTTACTTTAAATTCAGGGTTGGCGCGCCCGGGTTGATTAGTGCCACGCTTGAGCCATTGTTCGGCAAGAAAGTCATGCGTGGGACGGTTGGACATATTGTCGATACGCTTGCGATTTTCGCGACTGTTGTAGGTGTCGCATCCACACTCGGATTCGGGTCAGCGCAAATTAATAGTGGCCTCACGTATCTGTTTAACGCCCCTAAAACGTTTTGGTTTCAATTGATCATTTTACTTATCTCAACGGTCTTATTTATTGTATCCGCATGGTCGGGTATTGGACGTGGAATAAAATACTTGAGTACGATCAATATTGTCGCTGCATTTATCCTATTAGTTCTCTTGTTTATTGTCGGTCCGTCCATGTACATTTTAAATCTATTTACAACGTCAATCGGTAAATATGCAGGAAACTTCATTGAAATGAGTTTTGAACTGAAACCGTTGAATGGCGATCAGCGCCAATGGATCAATGAGTGGACGATATTTTATTGGGCATGGTGGATTTCATGGGCGCCATTTGTAGGCATGTTCATTGCACGTGTTTCAAAAGGCCGGACAATCAGAGAGTTTGTCGCAGGCGTTTTACTCGCTCCTACACTTGTGACATTCATCTTCTTTGCCGTTTTTGGCGGCTCGGCATTATATTTAGAGCAAAACGGGCTTGCCAAGTTGTCCACATTAGTGACAGAAACGGTGACATTCGGTATGTATGAGCATTATCCACTTGGAACGGTGCTATCCTTCATGACCGTGTTTGTCATTGCCATATTCTTTGTTACATCCGCGGATTCGGCAACATTTGTACTCGGCATGTTCAGTACGGGTGGACAATTGAATCCTTCCAATGTCGTCAAAATCGTTTGGGGGCTCGCATTAGCTGCAATGGCCGCCATTGTCATGTACTCTGGTGGTATTAAAGGCTTTCAAAATATGCTCATCATATCGGCGTTGCCTCTTTCCCTTATTATCATATTAATGGTCGTATCCTTTTATAAAATCATACAGCAAAAAGAGTGA
- a CDS encoding S-layer homology domain-containing protein, giving the protein MRKKLLMILGALLLACSLPLSGTFAASTERFSDVPASKHFAEAVNELAERKIIGGYPDGTFKPGNSITRGQAAAIIAKMTKLDTTNVKNPGFKDVSTANGYYKAIAAMAQKGIINGYGDGRYGPNDPITRGQMASILVKAFDLPLYNFSSHTNPFQDVKRGTGHDPGIMSIYRLGITTGTSSDRFSPNVSITRGQAAKMLKATEEAKSQIVTVRASDYQWEQFKMFDSNHNESALFNAVEGSDKSYRGPTDKIHLVPLKEGTGTFQVALVYSGNPDKKYYRKYFVHIKEVEGKLKLTLERTEDILPTLAALDVRGKKQVQNVSLSTMDGEKISDNMEFRKCLTFGRSACSDSDVTDSEGNYNNVRIMIDKPGQYIATVRFEDGEEVRYGIEAVSLTPHFYYSLRILEEKPTASVDLGANYDIGRHVLPKEAEQIADITRDAGSNVFHAVGKNKGSFSLRLPDHNKTDLIEIGVKVEKMGPIIHTYIYQVIDTHM; this is encoded by the coding sequence GTGAGAAAGAAACTTCTTATGATACTTGGCGCACTGTTACTTGCATGCAGCCTGCCTTTATCTGGCACGTTCGCAGCGAGCACTGAGCGATTTTCAGACGTACCTGCATCAAAGCATTTCGCAGAAGCGGTAAATGAGCTGGCAGAACGGAAAATTATCGGAGGCTATCCGGATGGCACATTCAAACCTGGTAATTCCATCACGAGAGGACAGGCGGCTGCCATCATCGCAAAGATGACTAAATTGGACACGACGAACGTGAAAAATCCGGGGTTCAAAGATGTCTCAACAGCGAACGGCTACTATAAAGCGATCGCAGCGATGGCGCAAAAAGGCATCATCAACGGTTATGGAGATGGTCGTTACGGTCCGAACGATCCGATTACGCGTGGGCAGATGGCCTCGATACTCGTCAAAGCGTTTGATTTGCCGCTCTATAATTTCTCATCGCATACAAACCCTTTCCAAGACGTTAAAAGAGGAACCGGCCATGATCCGGGCATTATGAGCATTTATAGACTTGGCATCACAACAGGAACGAGTTCTGATAGGTTCAGCCCGAATGTCTCCATTACAAGAGGGCAAGCTGCTAAAATGTTGAAAGCAACGGAAGAAGCAAAGTCGCAAATTGTAACGGTCCGCGCAAGCGACTATCAATGGGAACAGTTTAAAATGTTTGATTCCAATCATAATGAGTCTGCTCTGTTCAATGCTGTTGAAGGGAGCGATAAATCATATCGTGGTCCTACGGATAAAATCCACTTAGTCCCGCTTAAAGAAGGAACGGGTACATTCCAAGTCGCTTTGGTCTATTCAGGGAATCCGGATAAGAAATATTATCGAAAATATTTTGTGCACATTAAAGAAGTGGAAGGCAAACTGAAGTTGACGCTGGAAAGGACAGAAGATATTTTGCCTACCCTAGCCGCACTCGATGTAAGGGGTAAAAAACAGGTCCAAAACGTATCCCTTTCCACGATGGACGGAGAGAAAATTTCTGACAATATGGAGTTCAGGAAATGTCTTACTTTCGGTCGTTCCGCATGCAGCGATTCCGATGTGACCGATAGTGAAGGCAATTATAATAATGTCCGTATTATGATTGATAAACCAGGTCAATATATTGCCACTGTCCGTTTCGAAGACGGAGAAGAAGTGCGTTATGGAATCGAAGCGGTAAGTTTAACTCCACATTTTTATTATAGTTTGAGGATATTGGAGGAAAAACCGACTGCCTCAGTGGATCTCGGAGCAAACTATGACATAGGTAGGCATGTACTACCAAAAGAGGCTGAACAAATCGCTGACATTACAAGAGATGCGGGAAGCAACGTGTTCCATGCTGTCGGAAAGAATAAAGGATCTTTCTCTTTAAGACTGCCGGACCATAACAAGACAGATCTAATTGAAATTGGTGTCAAAGTCGAGAAAATGGGTCCCATTATTCATACTTATATATACCAAGTGATTGATACTCATATGTAA
- a CDS encoding MurR/RpiR family transcriptional regulator, with the protein MTYYEKTKNEYENLTSGLKKVAEVLLTNPILFATHPAKKIAHVLDVSETMVVRFSKAIGYDGFGSLQADVKRNLLTIRPPEKVASEDRHPFSGIMESDSNNINQIADHLDWAIAERIVDCLVTADSIKVVGYYQSFAYAHWFAVLLNTLLGNTQLYRPETDIGITKQGNGQCVVIFSYYRYALGTIRLAEEAREKGNQVIVITDSRSSPVVEYADHALVIPIAQKSVLEKGPVTFSVLNSLLLHIAHRIDKLDLINPTNNYYIQ; encoded by the coding sequence ATGACTTACTATGAAAAGACGAAAAACGAGTACGAGAATCTGACGTCGGGACTAAAGAAGGTCGCTGAAGTTTTGCTGACAAACCCTATCCTGTTCGCCACCCATCCCGCAAAAAAGATTGCCCATGTGCTGGATGTAAGCGAAACGATGGTTGTGCGCTTTTCCAAAGCGATCGGCTATGACGGATTCGGCTCCCTCCAGGCGGACGTCAAGCGCAACCTCTTGACAATCCGGCCTCCCGAGAAGGTGGCTTCTGAAGACAGGCATCCTTTCAGCGGCATTATGGAAAGTGACAGCAATAACATTAACCAGATCGCCGATCACTTGGACTGGGCCATAGCAGAGAGAATCGTCGACTGTTTAGTGACTGCTGACAGCATTAAAGTGGTCGGCTATTACCAATCCTTCGCGTATGCCCATTGGTTTGCGGTTCTTCTGAACACGCTACTAGGCAACACGCAGCTTTACCGCCCCGAAACAGATATCGGCATCACGAAGCAAGGAAATGGTCAATGCGTCGTCATCTTTTCATACTACCGCTATGCACTCGGTACAATCCGATTAGCGGAGGAAGCTAGAGAAAAAGGCAATCAGGTCATCGTCATCACCGATTCCCGCTCTTCGCCGGTAGTTGAATATGCCGACCACGCACTCGTCATACCAATCGCCCAAAAATCCGTGTTGGAAAAAGGGCCGGTCACATTTTCGGTATTGAATAGCCTATTGCTCCATATTGCACACCGAATCGATAAGTTGGATCTCATCAATCCGACAAACAATTATTATATTCAATGA
- the menC gene encoding o-succinylbenzoate synthase, whose translation MKSITIKEVVLHHINVSLIAPFTTSFGTMQHKDVCLVEVIDESGMSGWGETVTSNEPYYNEETTATTVYMLKEFLIPRLIHKEIKHAEDVHDMLQFVRRNNIAKAAIETAVWDVFAKKNGKSIAELLGGTKQEIEVGKSIGIQKDPAALVDKVRQYVNEGFRKIKVKISPGADLDYIAAVREAFPDIPLMADANSAYTLADIEHLKKLDPYNLLMIEQPLAHDDIIDHASLQRVMRTPICLDESIHSLEDTRKAIELGSCKIINIKIGRVGGLTESKRIHDLCQANDIPVWCGGMLETGVGRAHNVQLTALSNFTIPGDTAPSSHYWEEDIVTPEITMDHGIILVPSGDGIGYQVDEEKLKKVLVSRETITSAESPHPIPS comes from the coding sequence ATGAAATCCATAACAATCAAAGAAGTTGTCCTCCACCATATTAACGTCTCCCTCATTGCACCGTTTACGACAAGCTTTGGTACGATGCAACATAAGGATGTTTGCTTAGTGGAAGTGATTGACGAATCAGGGATGTCCGGCTGGGGAGAAACTGTAACGAGCAATGAGCCATATTACAACGAGGAAACAACTGCGACGACCGTGTACATGCTGAAAGAATTCCTCATCCCCCGCCTGATCCATAAAGAAATCAAGCATGCCGAAGATGTACACGACATGTTACAATTCGTCCGTCGCAATAACATTGCAAAAGCCGCCATCGAAACAGCGGTATGGGATGTATTCGCAAAGAAAAACGGGAAATCGATTGCTGAACTTCTTGGCGGTACGAAGCAGGAAATAGAGGTCGGGAAAAGCATCGGAATCCAAAAGGACCCGGCCGCGCTTGTCGACAAGGTCCGCCAGTATGTAAATGAAGGATTCCGCAAAATCAAAGTGAAAATCAGCCCTGGGGCGGATCTAGACTATATCGCGGCAGTCCGCGAAGCATTTCCCGATATTCCGCTCATGGCAGATGCAAACTCCGCCTATACGCTCGCTGATATCGAGCATTTGAAAAAGCTAGATCCGTACAATCTGCTCATGATTGAGCAACCGCTTGCCCATGACGATATCATTGATCACGCCTCGTTGCAGAGAGTAATGAGAACGCCAATCTGCCTCGACGAAAGCATCCATTCTTTAGAGGATACGAGAAAGGCGATCGAACTCGGAAGCTGTAAAATTATCAATATTAAAATCGGACGGGTCGGCGGTCTCACTGAATCGAAACGAATCCATGACCTATGCCAGGCAAACGACATCCCCGTCTGGTGCGGTGGTATGCTCGAAACGGGTGTAGGACGCGCGCACAATGTCCAACTGACGGCACTCTCGAACTTTACTATCCCTGGAGACACTGCACCCTCCTCCCACTACTGGGAAGAAGACATTGTCACTCCTGAAATCACAATGGACCACGGAATCATCCTTGTCCCGTCCGGTGATGGAATAGGCTATCAAGTGGACGAGGAGAAGTTGAAGAAAGTACTGGTTAGCAGGGAAACGATTACGTCAGCTGAATCACCCCATCCAATTCCATCTTAA
- a CDS encoding M20 peptidase aminoacylase family protein — protein sequence MSRATKELVMETFNHLHANPELSWEEVNTTAFIRKKLEEAGCTATVFDDCTGVIGEIGNFSGDVPIIALRADMDALWQEVGGEMKANHSCGHDAHMTMVLGVLQSIKDRMDILERIGIRFIFQPAEEVGAGALKLVDKGVVDDVDFYYGIHLRPFQETDNGKAAPAILHGATGTIQFEIRGDDAHGARPHLTQNAVEIGTYIVNAIHTIHLDPTIPHSAKVTRFHAGGRSTNIIPGSATLAVDLRAQQNETMDMLVKRVHEVLESARSLFNVTINITEEYGIAAAEVHPEAEAIARKAIVAVLGEENTTDPIITPGGDDFHFYTIKKPHLKATMVGLGCGLKPGLHHPNMTFDRDAMFNGIDVLTKILELHAKGEK from the coding sequence ATGAGCAGAGCAACAAAGGAACTGGTGATGGAGACATTTAATCATTTACATGCCAATCCGGAACTGAGTTGGGAAGAAGTGAACACGACTGCATTTATTAGAAAAAAGTTGGAAGAAGCTGGCTGCACGGCGACTGTATTTGACGATTGCACAGGTGTCATCGGCGAAATCGGAAACTTCTCAGGAGACGTGCCAATCATTGCACTCCGCGCGGATATGGATGCATTGTGGCAAGAAGTTGGCGGAGAAATGAAAGCGAATCATTCGTGCGGTCATGATGCTCATATGACAATGGTTCTTGGAGTGCTGCAGAGTATTAAAGACAGAATGGATATTTTGGAACGCATAGGGATCCGATTCATTTTCCAGCCGGCTGAAGAAGTTGGTGCAGGGGCATTGAAACTTGTGGATAAAGGGGTTGTCGATGATGTCGATTTCTATTACGGAATCCATCTTCGACCGTTCCAGGAAACCGATAACGGCAAAGCCGCTCCCGCTATTCTCCATGGCGCAACCGGTACCATTCAATTCGAAATACGCGGAGATGATGCGCATGGAGCCCGTCCGCATCTTACCCAAAATGCGGTTGAGATCGGAACTTATATCGTGAACGCCATCCATACGATCCATCTAGACCCGACTATTCCCCACTCCGCCAAAGTGACCCGCTTTCATGCAGGTGGTCGGAGCACGAACATCATCCCGGGTAGCGCCACACTTGCAGTCGATTTGCGCGCACAACAGAATGAGACAATGGATATGCTTGTAAAGCGGGTACATGAGGTTCTCGAATCCGCCCGTTCGTTATTCAATGTAACAATCAATATTACCGAGGAGTACGGCATAGCTGCAGCGGAGGTCCATCCGGAAGCTGAAGCGATTGCGAGAAAAGCGATTGTGGCCGTCTTGGGGGAAGAAAATACGACGGACCCGATCATTACGCCGGGCGGAGATGATTTTCATTTCTATACGATCAAGAAACCGCACTTGAAGGCAACAATGGTCGGGCTTGGCTGCGGCCTGAAGCCCGGTCTACATCATCCGAACATGACATTCGACCGGGATGCCATGTTCAATGGCATCGACGTCCTTACGAAGATTCTTGAATTGCATGCGAAAGGGGAAAAATAA
- a CDS encoding S26 family signal peptidase, with translation MSDFKRKLDEMMGDTSMRERRIKQRVHERLYKPARKFSWQVVFVSAALPVVAMVLFLAIDPTNYFSANKGPGDPYDPLDDLAKISALQKTKQLSDVDYEEFAALPYFDEVDGLHYVDKERFSLNGSTDSFHTVIERQERLFDEVVYEAGDIVRTMTNTTSHLPTYNDAYYEVVAVPGDRVVLKNGELRINGKPLQSELMDRYADKGVTIVGGYDTLLNAREYLLLNHFPASKTVQGATITPVHKIYGQVVGIATEEHTESMYIDYLTGQLTGDYTPEQYFDLYLYDDLLGYGNLPETPQFAQLSRLGELFLEASYRTAAPVSEDEVEIRYQYGREGVAEQVFHMKRDAGSDRWVIAE, from the coding sequence TTGAGCGATTTCAAACGAAAGCTCGATGAAATGATGGGTGATACATCGATGCGGGAAAGGCGGATCAAACAGCGGGTGCATGAACGCTTATACAAACCGGCTCGAAAGTTTTCTTGGCAAGTGGTGTTTGTGTCGGCAGCGCTTCCGGTAGTGGCAATGGTTTTATTTCTCGCAATTGACCCTACGAATTATTTTTCTGCAAATAAGGGGCCGGGTGATCCATATGATCCGCTCGATGATTTGGCGAAAATCTCGGCACTCCAGAAGACGAAGCAACTGTCTGACGTAGATTATGAGGAATTCGCGGCGTTACCGTATTTTGATGAAGTCGACGGTCTGCATTATGTCGATAAGGAAAGGTTTTCGTTGAATGGGAGCACGGATTCTTTCCATACGGTCATTGAACGCCAGGAAAGATTGTTCGATGAAGTTGTGTATGAGGCAGGCGACATTGTTCGGACGATGACAAATACGACAAGCCATTTGCCGACTTATAACGATGCCTATTACGAGGTCGTTGCGGTCCCGGGCGATCGTGTCGTACTGAAGAACGGTGAGTTGAGGATTAACGGCAAGCCGTTGCAATCGGAACTGATGGATCGTTATGCAGATAAGGGAGTCACGATTGTAGGTGGCTACGATACGCTGTTGAATGCGCGGGAGTATTTATTATTAAACCACTTCCCTGCTAGTAAAACGGTGCAAGGGGCGACGATTACGCCAGTTCATAAAATCTACGGGCAAGTTGTAGGCATCGCAACGGAAGAGCATACCGAATCGATGTACATCGATTATTTAACCGGTCAGCTTACCGGTGATTATACGCCGGAGCAATATTTTGATTTGTATTTGTACGACGATTTGTTAGGGTACGGCAATTTGCCGGAAACACCGCAGTTCGCACAACTGAGCCGGTTAGGTGAACTGTTTTTAGAGGCATCCTATCGTACAGCGGCTCCTGTTTCTGAAGATGAAGTTGAAATCCGCTACCAATATGGGAGAGAAGGGGTAGCGGAGCAAGTGTTTCATATGAAACGGGATGCAGGCTCAGACCGTTGGGTGATCGCAGAATAG
- a CDS encoding APH(3') family aminoglycoside O-phosphotransferase, with translation MIEVPSSLAKLTNGFSWEPITIGHSEAKTFLLKGSHSNQYLKVQPINSVERLYDEKVKLEWLEGKLPVPRVLFYGEDEENEYLLTSEIKGVNASDQSHRAVLPSMLESVGSGLKAVHRVSVDDCPFILSLDVKIKEAKKRVEQEQVDEDDFDEGRRGRKAGELFEELIFNKPLHEELVITHGDFCLPNIVVENGRVSGLIDWGRAGVADKYQDLALAIRSISSNFGKEYVPYFLAGYGVTDVDESRVDYYQLMDEFF, from the coding sequence TTGATAGAAGTACCTTCAAGTTTAGCGAAATTAACAAATGGATTCTCGTGGGAACCGATTACAATTGGCCATTCGGAAGCGAAGACCTTCCTATTAAAAGGTTCTCATTCGAATCAATACTTGAAAGTGCAGCCGATAAATTCTGTTGAACGTCTCTATGATGAAAAAGTGAAATTGGAGTGGTTGGAAGGAAAGCTGCCTGTGCCGCGTGTGCTTTTCTACGGGGAGGACGAGGAAAACGAATACTTGTTAACGTCTGAAATTAAAGGCGTGAATGCTTCTGATCAATCACATCGAGCCGTTTTGCCTTCGATGTTGGAGTCGGTAGGGTCTGGACTTAAGGCGGTACATCGTGTAAGTGTCGATGATTGTCCTTTTATTCTAAGCTTGGATGTGAAAATAAAGGAAGCGAAAAAAAGAGTAGAACAAGAACAGGTCGATGAAGATGATTTTGATGAGGGACGAAGAGGGAGGAAGGCTGGGGAACTCTTCGAAGAGCTCATCTTCAATAAGCCATTGCATGAGGAGCTCGTTATTACCCACGGTGATTTTTGTTTGCCGAATATAGTTGTTGAAAATGGAAGAGTGAGCGGCCTCATTGATTGGGGCAGGGCGGGAGTTGCTGACAAGTATCAAGATTTGGCATTGGCGATACGAAGCATCTCCAGTAATTTTGGCAAGGAATACGTGCCTTACTTTCTTGCGGGATATGGGGTTACGGATGTAGATGAATCCAGGGTTGATTATTACCAACTGATGGATGAGTTTTTTTAA